Proteins encoded by one window of Salvia splendens isolate huo1 chromosome 5, SspV2, whole genome shotgun sequence:
- the LOC121802328 gene encoding uroporphyrinogen decarboxylase, whose protein sequence is MACIYSSSVSSISTKLNFPSLSNHKPKFVCSLGGAVAEPKAVNATEPLLLNAARGKEVERPPVWLMRQAGRYMKSYQQLCEKHPSFRERSENVDLVVEISLQPWKVFKPDGVILFSDILTPLTGMNIPFDIVKGKGPIIFDPISSAADVEKVIEFTPDESVPYVGEALTILRKEVNNEAAVLGFVGAPFTLASYCVEGGSSKHFSKIKRLAFSEPKVLHALLQKFATSMAKYIQYQADKGAQAVQIFDSWATELSPVDFEEFSLPYLKQIVDTVKHTHPNLPLILYASGSGGLIERLPLTGVDVVSLDWTVDMAEGRRRLGPDVAVQGNVDPGVLFGSKDFITERINDTVRKAGKGKHILNLGHGIVVGTPEENVAHFFEVAKGLRY, encoded by the exons ATGGCTTGCATTTATAGCAGCTCAGTTTCTTCGATTTCCACTAAATTGAATTTCCCCTCTCTTTCTAATCACAAACCCAAGTTCGTTTGCTCTCTTGGAG GGGCTGTTGCTGAGCCGAAAGCTGTAAATGCCACCGAGCCATTGTTGCTTAACGCTGCACGGGGGAAGGAAGTGGAGAGGCCACCTGTTTGGCTTATGAGACAAGCAGGGAGGTACATGAAG AGTTACCAACAACTCTGTGAGAAGCATCCGTCTTTCCGTGAAAGATCAGAAAATGTGGATCTTGTGGTGGAAATCTCTCTTCAGCCATGGAAAGTTTTCAAACCTGATGGG GTAatcttattctctgatattcttACACCTTTGACCGGTATGAATATACCATTTGACATAGTGAAAGGCAAGGGTCCCATCATATTTGATCCAATAAGCAGCGCTGCTGATGTTGAGAAAGTGATTGAATTCACTCCTGATGAGTCAGTTCCATATGTAGGAGAAGCTTTGACTATCTTGCGCAAGGAG GTGAACAATGAAGCAGCAGTGCTTGGTTTCGTTGGGGCACCGTTCACCCTGGCTTCTTATTGCGTTGAAGGAGGTTCCTCAAAACACTTCTCGAAGATAAAGAGATTGGCTTTCTCAGAGCCAAAG GTCCTTCATGCTTTACTTCAAAAGTTCGCAACGTCCATGGCAAAGTACATCCAGTACCAAGCTGACAAGGGTGCACAAGCCGTTCAGATCTTTGACTCGTGGGCGACAGAACTCAGCCCCGTTGATTTTGAGGAGTTCAGCCTCCCATACCTGAAGCAGATCGTGGATACGGTGAAGCACACCCACCCGAACCTCCCACTGATCCTGTACGCAAGCGGCTCAGGTGGCTTGATCGAGAGGCTGCCCCTCACGGGCGTGGACGTTGTCAGCTTGGACTGGACTGTCGACATGGCTGAAGGAAGGAGGCGCCTGGGCCCCGACGTGGCCGTGCAGGGCAATGTGGATCCGGGTGTCCTTTTTGGGTCGAAAGATTTCATCACTGAGAGGATAAATGACACAGTTAGGAAAGCTGGGAAAGGGAAGCATATATTGAATCTTGGACATGGGATTGTAGTTGGTACACCTGAAGAAAATGTGGCACATTTCTTTGAGGTTGCTAAAGGCCTTAGATATTAG
- the LOC121803325 gene encoding uncharacterized protein LOC121803325 yields the protein MVSLEPLTDPTPVPARISFSADFLDDANFISISPKDRDQKDTPTRTAADFEFLSGDANPNMITADELFSEGKLLPFWQSQPLHKLNLKTTDSDAPPPQQTVNADDDQRRISWFLDDDPSPRPPKCTVLWKELLRLKKQRSSTLSPSLSSSSSSSSSSSAEEERKKGGNNKAASKVKKGLERTRSVNIRIRPMINVPICTAARSTALPPLFPARRGGKLEG from the coding sequence ATGGTATCACTCGAACCCCTCACGGACCCGACCCCCGTCCCCGCCCGGATCTCCTTCTCGGCCGACTTCCTCGACGACGCCAACTTCATCTCCATCTCCCCCAAGGACCGAGATCAAAAGGACACCCCAACCAGAACCGCCGCCGACTTCGAGTTCCTCTCCGGCGACGCCAACCCCAACATGATCACCGCCGACGAGCTCTTCTCCGAGGGCAAACTCCTCCCCTTCTGGCAATCCCAGCCCCTCCACAAGCTCAACCTCAAAACCACCGACTCCGACGCCCCGCCGCCGCAGCAGACGGTCAACGCCGACGACGACCAGCGCCGGATCAGCTGGTTCCTCGACGACGACCCCTCTCCGCGCCCTCCAAAATGCACCGTCCTGTGGAAGGAGCTCCTCCGCCTCAAGAAGCAGCGCTCCTCCACGCTGTCGCCGTCTCTttcgtcgtcttcttcttcgtcttcgtcgtcgtcggctgaggaggagaggaagaaagGAGGCAATAATAAGGCGGCGAGCAAAGTGAAGAAAGGGCTGGAGAGGACGAGATCGGTGAATATAAGGATTAGGCCGATGATTAATGTTCCAATCTGCACCGCTGCGAGGAGCACGGCGCTGCCGCCGCTCTTTCCGGCGAGGAGAGGAGGGAAGTTAGAGGGCTAG